In Flavobacteriales bacterium, the following are encoded in one genomic region:
- a CDS encoding helix-turn-helix transcriptional regulator, with amino-acid sequence MNSKQNILIKFGERVREIRKENGLSQEELAHKADLHRTYIGMIERAEKNITLVNILKISDALGVQVKDLFDYGTN; translated from the coding sequence ATGAATTCAAAACAAAACATACTAATTAAATTTGGAGAAAGAGTTCGAGAAATCCGAAAGGAAAATGGTCTTTCTCAAGAAGAATTAGCTCATAAAGCTGATTTACATAGAACATATATTGGTATGATTGAAAGAGCAGAGAAAAATATAACTTTGGTAAATATCTTAAAGATATCAGATGCTCTTGGGGTTCAAGTTAAAGACTTATTTGATTATGGCACTAACTGA
- a CDS encoding DNA adenine methylase gives MGSKRNILDFVVEAIDDVLENENQRLYDVFGGSAVVSGAYRNKLNVTCNDIQTYTSILAGTYLKNYDWNNYSVNLLDEIITEAEAKVLRFKKANKDFKFDYSNSLTFQEIKKLEEKQQSLLNFGFNGLDHLFAKNFSGTYWSYEQCVWIDALSGVARSEKYRNTFIYNAIMSSLMFAMSYCTQSTGHYAQYRDVNESNMKDILFYRRKEVLPLFKQKFNSLRETFHENNPNRFEFEATQLDFSELLDNIEEGSIVYSDPPYQFVHYSRFYHALETLARYDYPEVKYKGRYRTDRHQSPFCIKTKVKNAFETMFEKVFNANSTLILSYSDTGMISLEKLLSIAETIFLNYNIEIREIDYKHSTMGRQGDKSRNVKEALIICSPNN, from the coding sequence ATGGGGTCAAAACGAAATATTTTAGATTTCGTAGTGGAGGCTATTGACGATGTTTTAGAGAATGAAAATCAAAGACTTTATGATGTGTTTGGAGGTTCAGCAGTAGTTAGTGGGGCATACAGAAATAAATTAAATGTAACATGTAATGACATCCAAACTTACACAAGTATACTTGCAGGAACTTACCTTAAAAATTATGATTGGAATAATTATTCTGTTAATTTATTAGATGAAATTATAACTGAGGCAGAAGCAAAAGTGTTAAGGTTCAAAAAGGCTAATAAAGATTTTAAATTTGATTATTCTAATTCACTGACATTTCAGGAAATTAAAAAGTTGGAAGAAAAGCAACAAAGTCTTCTAAACTTTGGGTTTAATGGTTTAGATCATTTATTTGCTAAAAATTTTAGTGGAACTTACTGGTCCTATGAACAATGTGTTTGGATTGATGCTCTTTCAGGAGTTGCTAGGAGTGAAAAATATAGAAATACATTTATCTATAATGCAATTATGTCTTCACTTATGTTTGCGATGTCTTACTGTACCCAAAGTACAGGACATTATGCTCAATATAGAGATGTAAACGAGTCTAATATGAAAGACATTCTATTCTATCGAAGAAAGGAAGTCCTTCCTTTGTTTAAACAAAAATTTAATTCTCTAAGAGAAACCTTTCATGAAAATAACCCAAATAGATTTGAGTTTGAAGCCACACAACTTGATTTCTCTGAATTATTAGATAATATTGAGGAAGGTTCAATTGTATATTCAGATCCTCCGTATCAATTTGTTCATTATAGTAGATTTTATCATGCATTAGAGACATTAGCTCGTTATGATTATCCCGAGGTCAAGTATAAGGGAAGATATAGAACCGATAGACATCAATCGCCATTTTGCATAAAAACTAAAGTTAAAAACGCTTTTGAGACAATGTTTGAAAAGGTATTTAATGCAAATAGTACTCTAATTTTAAGTTACAGTGATACTGGAATGATTAGTTTGGAAAAACTTTTGAGTATTGCAGAAACTATATTTTTAAATTATAATATAGAAATTAGAGAGATAGACTATAAGCACAGTACAATGGGGAGGCAAGGAGATAAAAGCCGAAATGTAAAAGAAGCTTTAATTATTTGCTCCCCAAATAATTAA
- a CDS encoding S24 family peptidase — protein sequence MNLFKDCDAVVPAFGDSMVPVVQSGDKIGIKKTTIDKILYGEIYAILTEDWRTIKYIRKAKDDDKLRLIPENKIDFDEQDILKRDVLEVFLVKVIAREKC from the coding sequence ATAAATTTATTTAAAGATTGTGATGCTGTTGTGCCAGCTTTTGGTGATAGTATGGTCCCTGTTGTACAAAGTGGGGATAAAATAGGTATAAAAAAGACTACGATAGACAAAATCCTATATGGTGAGATTTATGCGATTCTTACTGAGGATTGGAGAACAATTAAATATATAAGAAAAGCAAAGGATGATGATAAACTTCGTTTAATTCCTGAAAACAAAATAGACTTTGATGAGCAAGATATACTGAAAAGAGATGTGCTTGAAGTCTTTTTAGTGAAAGTTATTGCTAGAGAGAAGTGCTAG
- a CDS encoding ATP-binding protein, translating to MASIFDNTIKLPNSEVLKRTNELIGFQAKFDRIYSNLKLLLDQDGLIEWSKKFHEIELPVINQLKDKYPLIILAGDAGTGKTVSAESIADKMTRELKKEGFFLKLSTRVRGEGLHGQMGNLVNDAFAELKTQAGKRRIAFLLIDEADAIASTRSTAQMHQEEKAAVNTLIQKIDEIRELNGRAVVFMSTNRLHFIDEAILRRASIILEFERPNKEERKELFSQSLNGIKLSDKELEKLSELTSPEENNNLGHSFSDIRLKVLPEAIAKAFPDKPLTFELLVETISSIKPSPQII from the coding sequence ATGGCTTCAATTTTCGATAACACAATAAAACTTCCAAATTCAGAAGTACTAAAAAGAACAAATGAATTAATAGGATTTCAAGCTAAATTTGATAGAATTTATTCTAATTTAAAATTACTTTTAGACCAAGACGGATTAATTGAATGGAGCAAAAAATTTCATGAAATTGAACTTCCAGTAATTAATCAATTAAAAGATAAGTATCCATTAATTATTTTAGCAGGAGATGCAGGTACTGGAAAAACAGTTTCAGCTGAATCAATTGCTGATAAAATGACAAGAGAACTTAAAAAGGAAGGTTTCTTTTTAAAACTGAGTACAAGAGTAAGAGGAGAAGGTCTTCACGGTCAAATGGGAAATTTAGTAAATGACGCTTTTGCAGAACTGAAAACACAAGCAGGAAAAAGACGAATAGCATTTTTACTAATAGACGAAGCTGATGCGATTGCATCAACACGTTCTACTGCCCAAATGCATCAAGAAGAAAAAGCAGCTGTAAATACATTAATACAAAAAATTGATGAGATTAGAGAGTTAAATGGTCGAGCAGTTGTCTTTATGTCAACAAATCGACTTCACTTTATTGATGAAGCCATCTTAAGAAGAGCTTCTATTATTTTAGAGTTTGAAAGACCAAATAAAGAAGAACGTAAAGAACTTTTTTCACAAAGTCTTAATGGTATAAAATTATCAGATAAAGAACTTGAAAAATTATCTGAATTAACAAGCCCAGAGGAAAACAACAATTTAGGACACTCTTTTTCTGATATTAGATTGAAAGTTTTACCAGAAGCTATTGCAAAAGCTTTTCCAGATAAACCATTAACATTCGAGTTACTTGTGGAAACAATATCATCAATAAAACCAAGCCCACAAATTATATGA
- a CDS encoding CBASS oligonucleotide cyclase, translated as MKLNNNQLQFFINKIKLKSENMQKYRDQINNLKQKLEDKIKNDDRTGLKVTKYILAGSWKKHTILKPTGENPIDIDLVLYVDGDNEIQNDLKKLHDFIVDYLEEIYPQKDINKDVDAEGNTKSITIRFSGTGLEVDIVPVIPISNPKEYVWQPQRGGGGKKYITSVSKQLEFSVGLRKNNPSYTSIVRAIKWWRNFKELKPTDNEPGLSSFAIELIVAYLDINKGIETNIEEGIIRFFQFVSAPNFPIIKFKDAINDIPSYDTPIFIADNTNNENGVAKKVTNSIWNEIIDEAEDAFDTLNIAQSKNNEGDTIEEWRRVFDRTFNIK; from the coding sequence ATGAAATTAAACAATAATCAATTACAATTCTTCATTAATAAAATCAAGTTGAAGTCTGAGAATATGCAAAAGTATAGAGACCAGATAAATAATTTGAAACAAAAACTTGAAGACAAAATCAAAAATGATGATAGGACTGGCTTAAAAGTTACAAAATATATTTTAGCAGGTTCTTGGAAAAAACACACAATATTAAAACCAACGGGAGAAAATCCTATTGACATAGATTTAGTATTGTATGTAGATGGTGATAATGAAATTCAAAATGATTTAAAAAAACTACACGATTTCATTGTTGACTATTTAGAAGAAATTTACCCACAAAAAGACATTAATAAAGATGTTGATGCAGAAGGAAATACAAAATCAATTACAATAAGATTTAGTGGTACAGGATTAGAAGTTGATATTGTACCAGTAATTCCTATCTCAAACCCAAAAGAATATGTTTGGCAACCTCAAAGAGGCGGAGGTGGAAAAAAATACATAACAAGTGTTTCAAAGCAACTTGAATTTTCTGTGGGATTAAGAAAAAACAACCCTTCATATACTTCTATAGTAAGAGCAATAAAATGGTGGAGAAACTTCAAAGAGCTAAAACCAACCGATAATGAACCTGGCCTGTCTTCATTTGCAATTGAGTTAATTGTTGCGTATTTGGATATAAACAAAGGAATAGAAACCAATATTGAAGAAGGAATTATTCGATTTTTCCAATTTGTTAGCGCCCCTAATTTCCCAATAATTAAATTCAAGGATGCAATAAATGATATTCCGAGCTACGATACTCCGATATTTATTGCAGATAATACAAATAATGAAAATGGTGTTGCAAAAAAAGTAACAAATTCTATTTGGAATGAAATAATTGATGAAGCGGAAGATGCTTTTGACACTTTAAATATTGCTCAATCAAAAAATAATGAAGGAGATACTATCGAAGAATGGAGAAGAGTTTTTGATAGAACATTTAATATAAAATAG
- a CDS encoding restriction endonuclease, whose product MNPNIEYEKYIKSVFTQILRDEDIQNVFVNHDVKLKGKTGTHQIDVYWEYKQFGELIKVAVECKRYSKNVSIGVVRDFNSVLQDLNCSKGIIVTTTGFQKGAIEFASNNNISIKVIRKPVPEELKNTPKTLSIDMTIIPRKVTNLAINLDREWCLENITGMNEDLSDVFRKLNTEIVLVDINGQKIADMLDLENKLPVDEAPSFNNTFKYDYKDAYMIYETNKLVKVSEVIFTYDVLSYKSNRKFDIHSQITAIIKDCINNNSKYLFKK is encoded by the coding sequence ATGAATCCTAACATTGAATATGAAAAGTATATAAAATCGGTTTTTACTCAAATATTGAGAGACGAGGATATTCAAAATGTGTTTGTTAACCATGATGTTAAATTGAAAGGAAAAACTGGTACTCATCAGATTGATGTGTATTGGGAATATAAGCAGTTTGGAGAACTTATAAAGGTTGCTGTTGAGTGTAAGAGATATTCAAAGAATGTATCAATTGGTGTCGTTCGTGATTTTAATTCAGTTTTACAGGATTTAAATTGTTCAAAAGGAATAATTGTTACAACTACGGGATTTCAGAAAGGAGCGATTGAATTTGCTTCAAATAATAATATCAGTATAAAAGTAATTCGAAAACCTGTACCTGAAGAATTAAAGAATACTCCGAAGACATTAAGTATAGACATGACAATAATTCCTAGAAAGGTAACTAATCTGGCAATTAACCTTGATAGAGAATGGTGTCTGGAAAATATAACTGGAATGAATGAAGATCTTTCTGATGTTTTCCGCAAACTAAACACAGAAATTGTATTAGTTGATATAAACGGGCAAAAAATTGCTGATATGCTTGACTTGGAGAATAAATTGCCGGTTGATGAAGCTCCAAGTTTCAATAATACATTTAAATATGATTACAAAGACGCTTACATGATTTATGAGACCAATAAACTAGTAAAAGTATCTGAAGTGATTTTTACATATGATGTACTTAGTTACAAAAGCAATAGGAAATTTGATATTCACTCGCAAATAACAGCGATTATAAAAGATTGTATAAACAATAACTCGAAATATTTATTTAAAAAGTAA
- a CDS encoding restriction endonuclease, giving the protein MILDFKEIPKANTGDGDQDTFELFSRDFLEILGYEIIQHPDRGADGKKDLIIQELRQGISGATKIKWLVSCKHYAHSGKSISDTDEPNILDRISVHECDGFFGFYSTLPAASLGKNFEGLKKKTSIEYFDRERIEKILLESPEGIRLASRYFPISFEKYKVENPKPAKIFSDNSSIHCEYCNEDLLKTKNGIFVTMRKPTDWKAKVHKQNPYEKAYFSCKGKCDAILKDKYMQEEILLDEWADITDYLSPTTYIKKQMAWMNSFQKDGEEATDEVFEKLKKLFLNAFPYISREQTTEEKENVKFYLQNGFSDLL; this is encoded by the coding sequence ATGATATTAGATTTTAAGGAAATACCTAAGGCAAACACAGGAGACGGAGATCAAGATACCTTTGAATTGTTTTCAAGAGATTTTCTTGAAATATTAGGGTATGAAATTATACAACATCCTGACAGAGGTGCTGATGGAAAAAAAGATTTGATAATTCAAGAATTACGTCAAGGAATTTCAGGAGCAACTAAGATTAAATGGTTAGTGAGTTGTAAACATTATGCTCATTCTGGAAAATCTATATCTGACACAGATGAACCGAATATTTTAGATAGAATATCAGTACACGAATGTGATGGTTTCTTTGGTTTTTATTCTACTCTTCCTGCGGCCTCTTTAGGTAAAAATTTTGAAGGGTTAAAAAAGAAAACATCCATAGAATATTTTGATAGAGAAAGGATTGAAAAGATATTGCTTGAATCTCCAGAAGGCATTAGACTTGCGAGCAGATACTTCCCTATCAGTTTTGAAAAATATAAAGTTGAAAATCCAAAACCTGCAAAAATATTTTCGGATAACAGTTCTATTCATTGTGAATATTGTAATGAAGATTTATTAAAAACAAAAAATGGGATTTTCGTTACAATGAGAAAACCTACCGATTGGAAAGCGAAAGTTCATAAGCAAAATCCTTATGAAAAAGCATACTTCAGTTGCAAAGGAAAATGTGATGCAATCCTGAAAGACAAATATATGCAAGAAGAAATACTACTTGATGAATGGGCAGACATAACAGACTATCTATCTCCAACTACATATATCAAAAAACAAATGGCTTGGATGAATTCTTTCCAAAAAGACGGAGAAGAAGCAACTGATGAAGTATTTGAAAAATTAAAAAAACTTTTTCTAAATGCATTCCCATATATCTCAAGAGAACAAACAACAGAGGAAAAAGAAAATGTTAAATTTTATTTACAGAACGGATTTTCAGACTTGTTATAA